A window of Flammeovirga kamogawensis genomic DNA:
CGCCAATATCACCTATTAAATTATCTTCTCCTTTTTTACAAATCCCCAATTGAAACCACGTACCTATTTTATTAAAGTCAGTTGGTAATCTTAATATAAGCTGTTCTGCTTCTTTAAGAACCACAGGAACGAAGCTTTGGTATTTGTTAGCTTCAGTATCAGATCTATACGAGAAAAAATCTGGTGCATCATTTAAATCAATTGACCTTAATAGTAAACGGTTGGTCTCTAATTTCATTTTTGTAAAATTGACTTGATTAATACCTTAAAAGTAGGAAGAACATCTTCTTTAAACCAAGCATTTTTTTTCATCCAAATATTATTTCTTGGCGATGGATGAGGCAGTACAAAGAATTTAGGAAGATATTCTGCATAATTTTTAACTGTCACCGTGAGATTCTTTTTCGATATACCTTTCAAATAATAATCCTGAGCATATTTACCTACAAGTAATATAAGCTCTACATTAGTTAATAAAGGTAGAATTTCTGTATGCCATTTTGGGGCACATTCTTTTCTTGGAGGTAGATCACCAGATTTACCCGTACCCGGAAAACAAAACCCCATTGGTAAAATAGCTATCGTTTCTTTATCATAAAATTCTTCATTGGTCACCCCCATCCATTTTCTAAGGTTTTCGCCACTCTTATCATCCCAAGGAATTCCCGTTCTATCTACAACAGCTCCAGGTGCCTGTCCTACAATAATAATTTTACATTTTGGATGAAATGAAAATACAGGGTGCGGAGGATTTGGAATTTTACCAACACAAATCTCACATTTTTTTATTTCTTGAGTTAGTGTATCCATTATTTCAAAAGAATAAAAATGATAGTAATAACTGCAGGTACTCCTTGAACAAAAAAGATTTTTTTATCAACAGAATAGGCTCCATAAATCCCAGCTACGGTTACACAACTTAAAAAGAATAAAGCTACATTATCTGCCCATTCTGATGAAGAAATTAGAAGTGACCAAATTAAACCCGCTGCCAAAAAACCATTATACAACCCTTGATTGGCTGCCATCTCTTTAGTACTAGAAAAAAGCTCTTTAGGGAATTTATTGAAAACTTTCCTCCCTTTTGTTTCCCAAGCAAACATCTCAAAATAAAGAAAATAAAGATGTAAAAGAGCGACAATAACAATTAGAATAGAAATAATAATTTGCATAATAGTTTTATTGATTGATAAATGATTTTGTAAGATAAATCAAAAGATTGGTATATGAGAAAATCGGTTTATAAAAGAATATTTTCAATAATCCCATAACACTACCAATAATGAATAAACACTCATTTAATTACCTAATTAGCAAAAAGTTCCAAATAATTTACCATCCTACAAGAAAAACCTACATCAACTAAATATTAGTTATTAAAACAATTTGAAAGTAAAATTAGTTTACGTTTATTTGCATTTAATAAAGATTCTTCTTCATAATTGGTGTAAACAGTAATATAATTCAAACCTAATTCCCCAATATTACGTGACCCAAGGAAGAAATTAAACTTCTTGTATTCTTAAACATTCTATACAGGCTTTAAATATTACATCATGCATAAATTCTTTACATTACTTCTATTTATTTTTACTAATAATATATATGCCCAATTTTGTTCTCCTACTACACAAGATGATGTAGAAAAAACAATTACTATTACATCTGATTGTAGTCTTAATGGATTGGTGGAGTATTCTGTATTATCTGGATATGACTTAATAATAAACAACAATATTACATTAGAAATTAAAACTACAGGTAATGTCGATAACTATGTACAAATTAATGGAAATATAACTTTAAATGAAGGAGCTAGCTTAACTATTGAAAGTGAAGCATTTTTCATTATTAATGGTAATTTAAGTTTAAGTGGAAATAATAATATCACTATCGGTGGAGGAGGTAATTTTAAATCTGCATATTTAATTGTTACTGGTGATTTTGCTAGTAATGGAGTAGGATCTTCATTAGTAGTAGCAAATAAAGGTACTATTTATGCAGGGTCAACATCAGGACTAGGAACACCTAGTGTTTCAACTGGATCTCACGATGGCATATATATTGAAGGTGATGACGATCTAGGAATTGAAGATCATAGAGATTTTATTTTGGCAAATTCTGTAGCAGATAGAGTCTCAGATCTCCCAGTAGAACTAATTTCTTTCGAAGCAACTGTAAATCCAAACAACACAACACTTACATGGTCTACAGCCTCAGAGCAAAATGCATCTCATTTTGATGTAATGCGTTCTAATGACAAAAGAAATTGGGAGGTATTAGCAACTTTAGATGCTGCAGGTAATTCTAATGTAAAAAGAGATTATAAATTTGTAGACAACGATTTATTAACGGCTGTCACTTACTATAAATTAGTACAGGTTGATTTTGATGAAGCTTACGAAGAATTTGGTCCTTTAACTGTTTATCCTAATGGAGTAGAGAAATCATTAACTGCCAATATATTTCCTAATCCATCAGCAGATGGTTCAAAAATACAACTAGATGGTTTATCTTTAGGTAATAGTATTCAACTAAGTGTAATTGATAAATCTGGCAGAATGATCTTTCAAGATACAATTCAAGATTCTCCAGAAAGTTTATTATATAATTTAGAAACAAGAACAACTTTATACCCTGGTAATTATTTAATAGTTATTCAATCAGGGAATGAAAAAATTGTCAAAAGATATATTCAACAGTAAATGTAATATTGAATACATTTCTAATGATCACCTTACCAAAAAAGTAAGGTGATTTTTTTTGTTTAAATTAAAATACAACTTAATCTTTCTTAATACTTACATTTGCTGATTAAGTTCATTACTAATGATCATAAGAAATGCTGAACTTTGTAAGTTCAGAAGAGGATATAGAATAAATGGAGTTTACAGCAATAGATTTTGAAACGGCACATGGTGCTAGATGGAGTATTTGCCAAGTGGGTATTGTACGTGTAAAGAATGGTGTTATTATAGATAGGTACGAGTCTTTAATTCGCCCACCAGATAATAGGTACCATGCTTTTAATACTACAATTCATGGAATTACGGCAGAAATGACGGCTAATGCTCCTAGTTTGTTTGATATCTGGGATGAAATGAAACCCTATATTGAAGGTCAACTTATTGTTGCTCATAATGCTGGTTTTGATGTTTCGGCATTAGAACAGACATTAGAACTCTATGATCTTGATATCCCCTCTTTTGAATACGATTGTACTTATAAACTTACAGGTGCCGCTTTAGATGATATTTGCTATACCTATGGTTGGGAATTAAAACACCACGATGCACTTGCTGATGCAGAAGCATGTGCTAAAATGTATATAGAGTTATTATCCGAAAAGCAGCTTCCTGTTTTTGAAAAAAATCCATTTAAAAAGAAGAAAAAAACTGCTCCGTACCGCACTCAACTATCTGGTGAAATATTAAGACCTGATTTTGATAATGCAGATCCTGATAGTCCTTTTTATAGACAAAAAGTGGTTATTACTGGTGTTTTTGATACTTGGGAGAGATTAGAATTAGCTACCATATTAAAAGGTTTAGGTGCTAAAATAAATACAAACATTTCTGGTCAAACTAATTTAGTAATGGTTGGAGAAGACCCCGGACCAAGTAAATTACAGAAAGTAAGAACCTTAAATCAACAAGGAAAAGATATTCAAATCCTTAAAGAGCAAGAATTAAAAGAAATACTTTCTATCGTAAATTCTTAAAGCTACTCCCTTATGAACTTTACATTATACACATTTATAAAAAACATTATAAAGCACATCTATACTAATCTTGTATTTTATAAAGTTGAAAAAAACGGTTGGGAAAATATTCCAAAAGATAAACCACTCATTTTTGCAGTTACACACCCACTAATGCACATGGATGCTGTAGTAATGGGAACAACTTTTACAAGACCGCTTCATTTTCTAACAAAGTCTACCGTTTTTAATACTCCATTTAAAAAATGGTTTTTTGGTAAATTAAACATGATCCCTGTTGTTCGAAAACAAGACGGTCCACAAGGTGAAGGTTTTTCTAATAAAAGTATGTTTGCTAGCTGTGTAAAAACATTAGAAAAAAATCAATGTCTTTTAATTTTCACAGAAGGAACGAGTATCTGGGAACGTAAATTACGCCCTTTAAAATCTGGAACTGCCCGTATTGGTTTCGAAGCAGAAGACAGTAACAATTTTAATTTGGGTGTTCATATAGTACCTGTAGCTTTAAATTATACCCATGCAACACAATTACTACCTAGCGTATCTATAGATATCGCACCTGCAATATGTGTTAAAGATTACCAAGAAGAATATAAAGAGAACCCCAATAAAGCAACAAAAAAAGTAACAAGTATTATTAAAGAACGTCTGTTAGAAAGGTATTTTACGCTTAATGATTTAGAAGAAGAAGATAATCTAAAAAGTGCATTAGTAATGCTAAACGAAGAACCTACAAATGGATGGGGTAGAAAAAAATCATTAAAAAAATACTTCGAAAATTTAAGAAAAGGAGTAGAAATTATAAACACCTCTAGTAAAAGTTCAATTCAAAATATCAACACTAAACTCACCAAATACAATGCTCTTTTAAAAAGCTATAAAATAGATGATCAAAGTCTTTGGAAAGCAGCTTCTGGAAATAAAAACGCAGTTCTATTTACATTAAAGTTTATATTTGCTTTAACTGTTTATCCTATTTATATAATAAGTTGGTTAATCAATTATACACCTTATAAACTATCTAAGTATTTAGGACAAAAATCTTCTGATGAAATAGAAGTATGGGGGGCAAACATGATTACCTTATTTGGTATATTTTATCCCATATTTTATGGTATATATATCTTTATTTTAAATCAGTTTTTAGCAATTAATGGTATAACTAATTTCTGTATATTCTTGGTATTTCCAATACTAACATATCTTTCCTTCTTTATGTATCAATTTTATAAAAAAGTAGCTTCAGATAGCAGAGTCTTTTTTTTATCAGCTTTTAATAAAGAGAAATACAACAAATTAGTTTCACTAAGAACAAGTATAGTTACTAACCTAGAAAATTTAATAAATGAGCACAAGTAATAAAAAGCCATATAAACTAGGTTTAGTTTTATCTGGTGGAGGGGCAAAAGGTTTAGCACATATTGGTGTTCTATTCTACCTAAAAGAGCTAGGCATTATTCCAGATGCAGTTGCAGGTACAAGCGCAGGATCTATTGTCGGTTCTATGTATGCTTATGGAACTCCACTTACTGAGATTCAAGACTTTTTTATAAAAACAGATTTATTTAATTGGAAAAAAAGAGCTTTTTTTAAGCCTCATATGACTTTTAAAGGAATTATTAATCCTAAATCTTTAAAAGACGACTTTAAAACTATAATAAAGAAAGATGACTTTGATGCTTGTGAGAAAGATCTTTTTGTAGTTGCTACAGATATGCAAAATGCAGAAGAAAAAATCTTTAGTACAGGTTCTATTGTAGATGCCGTTCTTGCGTCTTCAGCTTATCCTTTTGTATTTTCTCCAATGGAAATAGATGATATTATCTATAGTGATGGTGGAATTCTAAACCACTTTCCCCTTGATGTTATTAGAAATAAATGCGAAAAAGTTATTGGTGTTTATGTATCGCCTATTAGAACTTATGATAAAAGTGAATTAAATAGCGTTCAAAAAGTAGCTTTAAGAGCTTTATCTTTAAAAGGAGACAAAGAGGAGTTACATAAATTAAATGACTGTGACATAGCGATTTTCCCACAAGATTTAATTAATTTTAATACTTTCGATACACACCCAGATAAATTGAGCGAAATTGTTGATGTTGGTTACGAAGAAACAGCCAAACATCATGATGCTTTACTAAAATTACGTGAAGAGCTGAATGAGCTATAGTGTGTAAAAGAAACTCTTTTAATACTTTCCTATTGCTGTCTTATGTGGAACCGCTTTAAACAAATTATCAACTCTAATAAGCATTCTTCTCCAATTGTGGATTTGAATAGTAGTTTACATGAGTTAAAGACACAAAAATCTTTAACAGTTAGCTATCACTTAAAAGCAAAAAACCAGTGTAAACAATTAGAAGAAAAAAGTGAAACTATTAATAAGCACATCCTAAAAAATGATTTTGATATAAAAGCACAACTAGAGCAAAACAGCCGAGGTAAAGCAATGCAATTGAATGAGTATGGCAACTCCTTAAAATCTGAAATAATAAAGTACAAGGATATTATTGAGCAATTAGAAACTGAAATATTACAGTTTGCTTGTGACATTTCTACTCTTGATTTTCAAATTGAAGCGATCTCAGCTAAGATTATTCAAATTAAAGGACACCCACAAGAAAAAGATTTTGATGTAAAAGAATTTCTTGAAGAATTAAGTCATAAACTTCTAGATAATAAGATTTATGAAGAAAATGATCTACTCGAAATGGAAATAAATCAGATGCTAGATACGTCTATTGCAAAAGATAACTCTTCTAGTAAAATTACAAATTTCTTTAAAGAAAAAAGCTCTACTATTGAAGAACAAACAAACAATAATCTGATAGATAATTTTTTCAATAAAAAAGAAAAGACAGATAATGATCAGAAAATTGATGATTTTTTTAATAAAAAATAAACTGAACTTCTATATTTATAGGTAAGTAAAATATCAATAACGACATATTACTTATCTAAAACTTTAGAAACGGATAAAATAATAAGTTGCTCTTTAATACATTGAAAATTTTCTTGGCTTTAACTACAACTTTAATCCAAATTATTCGTTGATTAAACAGACTTAATTAACTTCTATTCACGAGCGTATATGAGTATTTCCTTAAAAAAAGGTGGAAGATTCAATCTTTCTAAAGACGATGGAAACCTTGATAAAATAATGGTTGGCCTTGGTTGGGATATGGTACCTGGCAACACTGTAGACCTTGATGCTTCAGTTTTTATGATTGATGCAACTGGAAAATTACCTGCAGATGAATTCTTTGTTTTCTTTAATAACTTAAAATCACCTGATAATAGCATTGAGCATACTGGTGATAATAGAACTGGAAAAGGTGAAGGAGATGATGAAATGATCCTTGCCCATTTATCTAATATATCTGATGCTGTAACAGAACTTGTTTTTGTTGCATCTATACACAATGCTGATGTTTTAAGACATCACTTTGGTATGTTATCAAATGCTTATATTAGAATTGTAGATATTGATACACAAAGAGAAATTATCCGTTATAATTTAGACGATGATAACTTTAAAAGTGTAACAGATATGGAATTTGGCCGTCTTATCAGAAATGGAAAAGAATGGAACTTTGTTGCTTCTGGCATTGGATCTAAAATTGGATTACAAGGTTACGTTGATAAATATGCTTAAACTTAAGCACACTATTGTTCTCTAATAAATTAGCACATAGAAAAATATCATTGCAAGTATGAATACATCACTAACAAAAAAGTCCGGAATATCACTCTCTAAAGGAAGTAAAATTTCTTTGATGAAGAAAGATGGCAATAAGTTAGATTTTTTAAGAGTAGGCGTAAATTGGGGAGCTATACAGGGTAAAGCTTTATTTGGTTTAATAAACCATAAAGTAAATGTTGATTTAGATGCTAGTATAAGTGCATTCGATAAAGAAATGAATGAAATTTATACTGTTTATTACAACGAGTTAACCTCTCCTGATGGTGCTGTTACACATACAGGTGATGACCTAGAAGGTGATGATGGCGAAGATGATGGTTTAGATAATGAAACAATTCAAATTCATCTTGATGAAGTACAG
This region includes:
- a CDS encoding TerD family protein → MSISLKKGGRFNLSKDDGNLDKIMVGLGWDMVPGNTVDLDASVFMIDATGKLPADEFFVFFNNLKSPDNSIEHTGDNRTGKGEGDDEMILAHLSNISDAVTELVFVASIHNADVLRHHFGMLSNAYIRIVDIDTQREIIRYNLDDDNFKSVTDMEFGRLIRNGKEWNFVASGIGSKIGLQGYVDKYA
- a CDS encoding uracil-DNA glycosylase family protein — translated: MDTLTQEIKKCEICVGKIPNPPHPVFSFHPKCKIIIVGQAPGAVVDRTGIPWDDKSGENLRKWMGVTNEEFYDKETIAILPMGFCFPGTGKSGDLPPRKECAPKWHTEILPLLTNVELILLVGKYAQDYYLKGISKKNLTVTVKNYAEYLPKFFVLPHPSPRNNIWMKKNAWFKEDVLPTFKVLIKSILQK
- a CDS encoding exonuclease domain-containing protein, whose translation is MEFTAIDFETAHGARWSICQVGIVRVKNGVIIDRYESLIRPPDNRYHAFNTTIHGITAEMTANAPSLFDIWDEMKPYIEGQLIVAHNAGFDVSALEQTLELYDLDIPSFEYDCTYKLTGAALDDICYTYGWELKHHDALADAEACAKMYIELLSEKQLPVFEKNPFKKKKKTAPYRTQLSGEILRPDFDNADPDSPFYRQKVVITGVFDTWERLELATILKGLGAKINTNISGQTNLVMVGEDPGPSKLQKVRTLNQQGKDIQILKEQELKEILSIVNS
- a CDS encoding T9SS type A sorting domain-containing protein; amino-acid sequence: MHKFFTLLLFIFTNNIYAQFCSPTTQDDVEKTITITSDCSLNGLVEYSVLSGYDLIINNNITLEIKTTGNVDNYVQINGNITLNEGASLTIESEAFFIINGNLSLSGNNNITIGGGGNFKSAYLIVTGDFASNGVGSSLVVANKGTIYAGSTSGLGTPSVSTGSHDGIYIEGDDDLGIEDHRDFILANSVADRVSDLPVELISFEATVNPNNTTLTWSTASEQNASHFDVMRSNDKRNWEVLATLDAAGNSNVKRDYKFVDNDLLTAVTYYKLVQVDFDEAYEEFGPLTVYPNGVEKSLTANIFPNPSADGSKIQLDGLSLGNSIQLSVIDKSGRMIFQDTIQDSPESLLYNLETRTTLYPGNYLIVIQSGNEKIVKRYIQQ
- a CDS encoding patatin-like phospholipase family protein, with translation MSTSNKKPYKLGLVLSGGGAKGLAHIGVLFYLKELGIIPDAVAGTSAGSIVGSMYAYGTPLTEIQDFFIKTDLFNWKKRAFFKPHMTFKGIINPKSLKDDFKTIIKKDDFDACEKDLFVVATDMQNAEEKIFSTGSIVDAVLASSAYPFVFSPMEIDDIIYSDGGILNHFPLDVIRNKCEKVIGVYVSPIRTYDKSELNSVQKVALRALSLKGDKEELHKLNDCDIAIFPQDLINFNTFDTHPDKLSEIVDVGYEETAKHHDALLKLREELNEL
- a CDS encoding DUF1304 domain-containing protein produces the protein MQIIISILIVIVALLHLYFLYFEMFAWETKGRKVFNKFPKELFSSTKEMAANQGLYNGFLAAGLIWSLLISSSEWADNVALFFLSCVTVAGIYGAYSVDKKIFFVQGVPAVITIIFILLK
- a CDS encoding TerD family protein yields the protein MNTSLTKKSGISLSKGSKISLMKKDGNKLDFLRVGVNWGAIQGKALFGLINHKVNVDLDASISAFDKEMNEIYTVYYNELTSPDGAVTHTGDDLEGDDGEDDGLDNETIQIHLDEVQPDIDQIFLYLNSYKKQDFATIPFSEVRMYTKNEILATFNLSSDQEFAGYVSMIMGRLYKLDGNWKFEALGEPIRSRDIEGTIKYLQIKYS
- a CDS encoding 1-acyl-sn-glycerol-3-phosphate acyltransferase — translated: MNFTLYTFIKNIIKHIYTNLVFYKVEKNGWENIPKDKPLIFAVTHPLMHMDAVVMGTTFTRPLHFLTKSTVFNTPFKKWFFGKLNMIPVVRKQDGPQGEGFSNKSMFASCVKTLEKNQCLLIFTEGTSIWERKLRPLKSGTARIGFEAEDSNNFNLGVHIVPVALNYTHATQLLPSVSIDIAPAICVKDYQEEYKENPNKATKKVTSIIKERLLERYFTLNDLEEEDNLKSALVMLNEEPTNGWGRKKSLKKYFENLRKGVEIINTSSKSSIQNINTKLTKYNALLKSYKIDDQSLWKAASGNKNAVLFTLKFIFALTVYPIYIISWLINYTPYKLSKYLGQKSSDEIEVWGANMITLFGIFYPIFYGIYIFILNQFLAINGITNFCIFLVFPILTYLSFFMYQFYKKVASDSRVFFLSAFNKEKYNKLVSLRTSIVTNLENLINEHK